ACGCGCGGCCCATACCCAGGATGATCGCTACATTTCGAACCATGCACTCCAGTGAGCCCGTCGCGCAGCTCGCGGCCCGAACCCACGTGATCATCGTTCACTACGGCGACGTGGGGCTCACGCAACGCGCCGTCGCATCGGTCCTCTCGGGTTCGGAACAACCGGGCCTCATCGTGGTCGTCGACAACGGACCGGGAGCGTACCCGGAGCCGGAGGGTGACAGCGCAGCGCGGTTGATCGTGGCACGTCCTGGCCGAAACACCGGGTTCGCCGGCGGGGTAACAGTGGGCCTCGAGTCCCTGCCCCAAGATCCATCGGGCTTGATCTGGCTCCTCAACAACGACGCCATCACAGATCGCGACGCGCTCCGAGAACTGCTGGCGACCGCCCGACGAGCTCACGGCCCGGCACTGGTGAGCTCGCTGGTATTGGACGAGACGACCGGAGCCGTCTGGTTTGAGCGGCCCCGCTTTCTTCCCTGGCGACTGGAGAGTCGCCATTGGATGTTCCGCGGCCAGCATCTCCCAGACGACGTCGAGGTCGGACGGGTCGTCAGCTGGAGGTCGGTGCCCTACCTTCCCGGCTGTAGCCTGCTCGTCCCCAACCGCCTCCTCGCGAGTCTTGGTGGACTCGACCTATCGTTCTTCATGTACGGCGAGGACGTCGACCTGTCGATCCGAGCTCTGCGGCTGGGCTACGGGCTTGTCCTGTCGCGCCGCTCCATCGTGCGTCATCGGACGTCCTCGGGAACACGCCCGGCCGAGCGCGAGCGGATGGTCTCGGAGACCTCGTTCCGATTGACGGCAAAGTACTATCCGTGGCTCTTGCCTTTGGCGCTCGTAGGCGCGGTCGCGACCGGCTGCAAGAATGCGGTCGCTCGCCGAGAGCGCTGGTGGTTGACGACCCGCTTGGAGGGATACCGGGCCGCTCTGAAGGCACCCGGCATCGTGTCCAATCAGAAACGCCGGACCGGCGTTTCTGGAGGCAATGAGCGCAGCTGGCCCTGAGAGCCGGACCACCGAAGCCCTGACCTGATTGGCGGTCCAGGCGTCCTCGCCACCTGATTGCGTGCCAGTGGGCTATCATATCGGGCCATACGCTCCGACGAACTGCGCGAGGCGCGGGAGCACGTGCGGAGCCGTCGTCTTTCTTGGCGCACGGTCGCGCTGGTCGGTGCGGGAAGGGAATGCCCATGGCCCGACGCGCGGCCCGACGCATCCTCATGATCTCGATCCATGGCTACGTCAGCGGCCAGCCCGAGCTGGGACGCCCCGACACCGGCGGTCAGGTCGTCTATGTGCTCAAGCTCTCCGAATCCCTCACGCGTCTTGGTTATCGGGTCGACATCATGACTCGCGGGTTCGAGGACCAGCCAGCGATCGAGTCCCTAGGCAAGCGCCTCCGGATCGTCCGGATCCCGTGCGGCGGACCGCAGCTCATCCGCAAGGAGTGGATGTGCGACGTCATCCCAGAGTGGGTGGCCAACGCCGAGCGGTTCATTCGGGCCAAGGGTCTCTCGTACGCGTTCATCGACAGCCACTACTGGGACGGTGGCCTGGGCGGCG
This sequence is a window from Chloroflexota bacterium. Protein-coding genes within it:
- a CDS encoding glycosyltransferase family 2 protein, yielding MRWLPLPVIVIGAWLLANHPLMHHGYELGTDAHIYYRGALAWLDGGDPWQAAYHGLHFAAPPWAFPLLAPFVALRESQAVELWMALDAVAAAYIVRRCGLSWLWLLFPPLVHGVLNGNPAIVSLALILGVARPLGLLLRPQMGFALLGDGRWRALAVTAVLGVVLIAVLPVGTFLAELPMIMARYAIESQGGSTGGTPLALGVGVVSVLALATVDRREAGFLATIVAVPINGWYASAAALPFINPILAVGLALPIVGLPTATIAAYATVRLLIRWAPTARPARLLAPLVEPCRRRRASGGDKERAGGSSFSTVQAGSDDARPIPRMIATFRTMHSSEPVAQLAARTHVIIVHYGDVGLTQRAVASVLSGSEQPGLIVVVDNGPGAYPEPEGDSAARLIVARPGRNTGFAGGVTVGLESLPQDPSGLIWLLNNDAITDRDALRELLATARRAHGPALVSSLVLDETTGAVWFERPRFLPWRLESRHWMFRGQHLPDDVEVGRVVSWRSVPYLPGCSLLVPNRLLASLGGLDLSFFMYGEDVDLSIRALRLGYGLVLSRRSIVRHRTSSGTRPAERERMVSETSFRLTAKYYPWLLPLALVGAVATGCKNAVARRERWWLTTRLEGYRAALKAPGIVSNQKRRTGVSGGNERSWP